The stretch of DNA GGCGGGCTCGGCGCGCGACAGCGTGTGGGCGCGCCTCGCGTGGGGCTACCGCTTCTGCGATACGTATGTCGGCCCGGAGGTGGCCGCCTACACAGACGCCACAGGCTATCGCAAATGGAACCTCGGCCTGCACGGCACGGACTTCACCATGGGTCGATACAGCTTCCGGGTGTCGGCGGGCCTGCAATCCGAGACCGGCCGGCGTACACCCGGTCCCTATCTGGCACTCGCCGTGTGGTCGCCCTGGTGAAGCGGGCCGGGCTCGCTGCTCAATGCCTCCAGGAAGAACGCCGCGTCGCGCCGAATCTCGTCCCGGCGCTTGTCGCCCAGACCGCGAAGGGTCCGATACGGCATGGCCATCCGCTGGTTGCCGGCCAGGCGGTCCTCGTTTTCGATCAGGAAGTTCCAGTACAGATAGTTGAACGGGCAGGCGTCCGGCCCGGACTTTACCTTCACGTCGTACGCGCAGGCCGCACAATAGTCCGACATCCGATCGATATAGGCGCCCGAAGCAGCGTAGGGCTTCGAGCCCATCACGCCCCCGTCGGCCCAGAGAACCATCCCGTGCACGTTGGGCAGCTCGACCCATTCATAGGCGTCGGCGAAGACGATCAGGTACCACGCCTCGACCTGGACCGGGTCGAGCCCGGCGATCAGGGCGAAGTTGCCGGTGACCATAAGGCGCTGGATATGGTGGGCGTAGGCGTGTGCGCGGGTGTCCGAGACGACCTGCGCGATGCAGTTGAGCTTGGTTTCGCCCGACCAGTAGAACCACGGCAGGGCGCGTCTGGCTTGAAGCGCGTTGGTCTCGCGGTAACCGGGCATCCGCGCCCAGTAGACGCCCCGTACATATTCCCGCCAGCCGAGGACCTGCCGAATGAACCCCTCGACGCAGTTCAGCGGTGCGGCTCCCTCGCGGTAGGCCCGCTCCGCAGCCCAGCAGACCTCCTCGGCAGTGAGCAGACCGGTATTCAGGGCTGGCGACAGCAGCGCGTGATAGAGGAAGGGCGCGCCGGTCTTCATCGCGTCCTGATAGTCGCCGAAGGTCGGCAGGCAGCCGACGACAAAATGCTTGAGCGCCGCCAGCGCGTCGGCCCGCGTCACCGGCCACGAGAAGGCCGTCAGGTCGCCGAAATGGTCGCCGAACTCCTGCTCCACGAGGGCGATGACTTCACGCGTCAGCGCGTCCGGCTGAAAGCCGATCCGGTCCGGCGGACGATGCGTCTTCGGCAGACGCTTCCGGTTGTCGGGATCGAAGTTCCAGCGGCCGCCTGCGGGTTCGGCACCATCCATGAGCAGGCCGGTCCGGCGGCGCATGCCGCGATAGAAGGTCTCCATGCGCAGGTGTTGCCGGCCCTCGGCCCAGCGGGCGAAATCCTCCCGCGGGCACAGGAAGCGGTTATCGGACCGGATCTCGAGCGGAACCGGCAGGGTTTCTCGCCAGTCCTGCATCATCTCCCAGACGCGCCACTCGCCGGGCTCGGTGACCACGACCCGTTGCGGCCGGTGCCGCGCGACCGCGCGCTCCAGCTCGCCGGTGAAGCTGCCGGTATTGCCGGCCTCGGTCAGCCGCACGTAATCGATCGTGATCCCCTCCGCCTCCAGTTCGGCCGCGAAGTGGCGCATGGCGGCGAACAGGAAGGCGATCTTCTGCTTGTGGTGGCGGACATAGGTCGCCTCGTCGCGCACCTCGACTAGCAGGACGACATCGTGCTCGGGATCGACGTCCACGAGACTGGAGACGCGCCGAGAGAGCTGGTCGCCGAGGACGAAGCGCAGCGTCGACCGGGCCTTGCGCGGCAGGGACGCTCTTGCCGGCATCGCCTCAGCCCTTGGTTCGCAGGGTCGAGCGACCGCCGTCGACGCCGATCACCTGACCGGTGATCCAGCCGGCTTCGTCGGAGACCAGAAAGGCGGCCAGCGCACCGACATCCTCCGGTCGTCCGAGGCGCTGGAGCGCGTGCATCGCGGCGATTCCCTGGGTCAGGGTCTCGTTTCCGGTGATCGCCGCAGCAAGCGGCGTGCGGGTCAATGACGGCGCGAGCACGTTGACGCGGATCTGGGGCGCAAGCTCGGCGGCAAGGGAGAGCGCCAGCCCCTCGACGGCCCCCTTGGCCATCGCGACCGAAGCATGAGCCGCGAAGCCCTGCGCGGCGGCGACCGTCGAGAACAGGACGACGCCCGAACCGCTTTCACCGGCGCCGGCCTTAAGCGCAGCAGCGGCAGCCTGAACGGCCGAGAAGGCGCCCAAGGCGTTGATCCGAAAATCGTGCTCGGCATCCTCACGGGTCAGGCGACCCAGGGGACGCAGGTTGATGGTGCCGACCGCGTAGACGAGGCCCGCCAAACTCGCGCCCGCGGCCTCCGTCGCCGCGGCGAAGAAGGCGGGATCGGCGACATCGCCGGCGCTGAACGTCGTCTCGCCGAGTTCATCGGCGGCGCTCGACAGGCGGGCGGGGTCCCGGGCGGCCAGATGCAGGGCGTACCCCCGCGCCCGCAGAGCCCGCGCCGTTGCGAGGCCGATTCCGCCCGTCCCGCCGTAGATCATCACTCGAGACACGCGGAGCCCCCTGCTACCCATTCCGACCCGATGAAGGTAAGGCCGATGGCGCTCTCGGGCAGGCGGCCGGGACCGCGCCCTCCACGTGCACAAGGTCGCAGGCGGGAAGCATGAAGTTCGCGTTTGCCGGCATCGACTTCCTGGGCGGTGTCTTCGAGGGGCTCCTGGATGCCGGCTGGACGCCGGTGAAGCTGTTCACCCGGCCCTGCGACGGGATCTACGACCACAACGAGGTGGTCGTCGCCCGCGCCCGATCGCTGCGGCTGCCGATCCAGCTCTCGCGCATCCGCGAAAGCGACATCGCAGGGCTGCAGGCCGAGCACGGCAAGGATTGCGCGCTCGTCGTCGCCGGCTATCCCTGGCTGGTGAGGGGCTGGCACGGCCGCCTCGCCTACGGCCTCAACTTCCATCCCTCGCCCTTGCCGACCGGACGTGGTCCCTACCCGCTCTTCCGGGCCGTGCTCGACCAATACGAGACCTGGGGCGTCACGGCGCACGTGCTCGCCGACGGTTTCGACACGGGCGATATCCTGGCTCAGGAGATCTTTGCATTGAGCCGGCAGGAGAACCACGAGACCTTGCTGGCAAAGTGCCAGATGGCGGCACGGCGCCTCGCCGCGGGGCCCCTCGGTCGCGACCTTCCCAATCGCTGGCGCCGGGCCGAGCCGCAGGGTGATGGTTCCTACTGGCCGCGCGCCACGGATGCGGACCGGACGCTCGACTTCCGCCAGGAGGTGGATGCCGTTCTCCGGCGCGTGCGCGCCTTCGGAACCGTCGAGACCATCGCGCGTCTCGGCGATGCACGGGTGTTCGTCGCAGAGGCCCATGGCTGGCGCGAGCGTCACGGACACACGCCCGGCGCGGTCGTCCACCGCCATCGCCGGCACGTGGTGGTGGCGGCACTCGACGGCTTCGTGCAGATCACCCGCTGGTCGCCGGTCGCGCTCGCCGAGGCTGGCCAGATGGGTCGCTGACCGGGCGACCGCGGGAACCGTTCCAGGGCCGCGCGGGTTTCCGGCAGCCTCGAAGGTCACGGAGACCGCCATGTCCACACGCGCAAGCCTCGCCGCGTCCCTCGGCTTCGCCGCCCTGTTCACCGGCTCGGCCTTCGCCCAGGCCGTGATCGTGGCACCCGACGATTTCGAGCCGGACGACGACGTCATCGTCCGCGACTACATCGTGCGGCGCCCGGTCGGGCCTGGGCCGATCGTCGGATCGATCCCGTTGCGGCCCGGCAGCATCGTGCCGCCGGATGTCGAACTCGCGCCCTTCACGGAGGCACCCAACCCGCGCCTGCGCCGATTCGGCTACTTCGTGGCGCCGGGCGACAAGATCGTGGTGGTCGATCCCGCCACCCGCGCCGTGGTGCGCATCCTCGACCGCTGACGCCGCTGCGCCACCCCTACCAGTCGTTGAGCGCGGCCCGCTTCCAGCGGTTCGGGGCAACGCAGCGATACTCGTAGGCCGCGTCCCAAGCGTGTTCGCCGGGGCTGCAGGGTGCATCGCTGCTCTGCGGCGGACGCGGCAAAGCCTCGCGAACGCTGGCCGCCTCGACCTGTCCGGTGTCGCTGACCCGGAACACGGGGCCGCCGCCCAGGCCGTAGACGAGATCGCGCCCGTCGAAGCCAAGGCTGCGCGAGAAGGCACCCTCGCGGTCCCCATCGAGGCCAATCGACTGACCGGAGCCGAGCAGAATCGCCGGGCCGGTAAATCGGGCCGCGGCGGCGTCGATGCCGATGCCATAGGTGCCCTCGCCCTGAAACGAGAAGCCTCGGTCGGTTACCGAGCCGGCGAGATTACCCATCAGGATCCCGTATCCGGTATGGGCGCCCGGCACCCCGCCGGTGGAGATCTGCAGACCGACGCGCTGGCGATTGCGGTCGGTGGTCGGCGCGTGTGCGGAGACGTCGACCTCGGCGCCGATGCACGAGGCAACCGGATCGGGCTCGTCGGTCGTGTCCACGCAGTTGAAGTTGCCGGCCCAGGATGGCCCAACAGGCCCCAGCCCGTTCGCCTCCTTGAAGATCGTCCCGTTGACCGCGACGTTCTGCGCGCCCGTGCTGGCGAGGGCGCGATTGTGCAATTCGCCGGTGATCGTCCACTCGTATCCGGCATTGTTGGGGCCTGAGGAGCCGAGCGCCCAGATCGCCTTGTAGGTGTGGGTGGCCTCACCGGATCCCTCCGGCACGTGGCGGTCGACCCGCAGGGTGGAGACCGGATCGAAGCCCTGCGGCCGGTTCCACAGGAAGACATGGCCGCCGTCGATACCAGGCAGGCCGGTGCCCTGGACGTTGCGGGAGAAGTTCGGCGGCCACGCCGGCGCTGTCGCCGGAGCCGGCGGGGTAGCGGCTATCTCGGCGACCGCCAAGCCCCTCAAAGCCGCCAAGGTGCCGGGCAGAAGGAGCGACAGGAGAGCGACACGGGAGCGATTGCGCATGGGCGGATCCGACCTTCGATTGGCGCCCCTCTGGATCGAACCGGCGAAGCTGCCCACGGCCAGATAGGCTGCGCGCTCGCCCTGGGCCATGGCAATCGCCGAACCTCAAGGCTCATGCGGGGGCGCGCGCTCGACCGCACGGAACGGAATTCGCGACGGCGGTGGATTTGAATCGGGATTGATCGTCAATGATTTCTTAGCGAAGACTGAATAATATTCAGGAGTCTTGCCATCTTGGCGCACCTGCGCAGGAACATCGGCGATGTACCGAAGTGCAAAGCCGAGCCCGCGTTACGTGGAGCAGCGCGCGACCGAGCGGAAGCCAACCGCCCTGCTGGCCTTCGTTCAGCATCCCGACGGGTCAAGATCCCCTTGCCAAGTCAAGAATATCTCGGACGACGGCGCAATGCTGGAGTTCCTGGGCGCGCAAGCCGTCGTGCTGGCGCCCACCTTCGATCTCGTGCTGACCGGCGCCGAGATGCGCTATGCGGTTGCGTTGGTCTGGCGCAAGGAACGGAGCGCCGGCGTCCGATTCTCTCTCGAAACGGCCTGACGGGCAATTCAGCCGGCGTCAGGCTGCCAAGGCGGCCATCAGCGTGAGCCCGGCGGCCGGCAGGGTCACGGCGAGGACCGCGAAGGTGTCGAGGGGCGCAGGACGGCTGGCGGCGAGCCAGCGGTGCTCGGCGAATTTTTCGGCCGCAAAACCCGCAAGCACGAGGCTGCAGCCGACAAAGGTCACAAGCGCGGACATCAGCCGCTGCCTCTTCAGAACGCCGCGCACAAGGACGCGCCTGATCGAAGTACCCCGAAGCCGCCCATATGGTTTCACCGAACAGGGGCGACGCAGGCGAAAAACATCACGGGCCGTCTTTGCCCGGCGTCCGGCGCTAGAGCCGCGAACTCGGGTGAACGGGTTGCAACGCTTCCGCGTGGCGTTTGCCGCGTCACAACCACGCCGTCATGCCGGGGCGCCGCGGGCGAGCCCCTAATCCAGATCTGCCGACCGTGACATACCGTGCGTGCGTTCCGGATCCGGGTTGCGAGCCCTGCTCCGCAGTCCCGGAATGACGGGATTGTCCCTGCACGCGGGAGCCAGGCCTTAACCCCAGTTCGGAGCCCGGCGTTCGGCGCAGGCGGGCTTGCAATCCTGGCCGGATCCGTCGAGGCGGGTGCGCGAACGGTTCGGCGGGGGCATTGCCGGAGCGACAGGAGGGGCGGACCATTCATGAAGAGCGGCAACGGCGTCGCAATCGGGCATGAGGGCTGGCTGTACTGGGTCGGGCGGGCGCGCGAGGTGGAGACCTTCTACGGCGACACGGCCGCATCGCGCCGAATTCTCGGCCGCTGGGCCCGCCTCATCGCCCGGCGCGCACGCCGTCTGGACAAGCTCGGCATCCGCCATGTGCACATGGTCGTGCCGGACAAACTCGCTGTCTATCCCGATCAGCTCGGCCGTCCGTTTCCCGGTCTCGACGACCCACCGGGCGTCCGGCTCGCCCGCCTGGTTGCGCAAGACGGTGCGGCCGCAATGGTAGACCTGATGGGTCCCTTGACCGCGGCGCGGGCCGAGGAGCCGGTCTATCTGCGGACCGACACGCATTGGACCTACCGTGGTTATCTCACGGCCTATCGCGCGCTCTGCGAGGCGCTGGATGCCCCGGTCGCCGAGCATGTCTTCGCGGGCTCGAGCCAGCAGGAGCACTTCACGTTCGATCTCGGCGAGAAGCTGACGCCGCCCGTCGGCGAGGACTACGTCGCCTACGACTTCCCACGCCGCGCGGAACGGACCGAAGCGAATGCGCTGGTCCGTGTCCGCGAAACCGGTCGGGTTTTGCGGCTGCGCGGC from Methylobacterium sp. PvR107 encodes:
- a CDS encoding formyltransferase family protein, with translation MKFAFAGIDFLGGVFEGLLDAGWTPVKLFTRPCDGIYDHNEVVVARARSLRLPIQLSRIRESDIAGLQAEHGKDCALVVAGYPWLVRGWHGRLAYGLNFHPSPLPTGRGPYPLFRAVLDQYETWGVTAHVLADGFDTGDILAQEIFALSRQENHETLLAKCQMAARRLAAGPLGRDLPNRWRRAEPQGDGSYWPRATDADRTLDFRQEVDAVLRRVRAFGTVETIARLGDARVFVAEAHGWRERHGHTPGAVVHRHRRHVVVAALDGFVQITRWSPVALAEAGQMGR
- a CDS encoding alginate O-acetyltransferase AlgX-related protein, encoding MKSGNGVAIGHEGWLYWVGRAREVETFYGDTAASRRILGRWARLIARRARRLDKLGIRHVHMVVPDKLAVYPDQLGRPFPGLDDPPGVRLARLVAQDGAAAMVDLMGPLTAARAEEPVYLRTDTHWTYRGYLTAYRALCEALDAPVAEHVFAGSSQQEHFTFDLGEKLTPPVGEDYVAYDFPRRAERTEANALVRVRETGRVLRLRGLFVGSRVVLKNHQAPDPRRVVLFGDSYIYSPGARLTAMLAETFAEVHAIWSANIDWTYVETIRPDVLIFEIAERFLRQVPTDRIRIDAFAEARARRAVRPTLRARIKAWLR
- a CDS encoding cryptochrome/photolyase family protein; the protein is MPARASLPRKARSTLRFVLGDQLSRRVSSLVDVDPEHDVVLLVEVRDEATYVRHHKQKIAFLFAAMRHFAAELEAEGITIDYVRLTEAGNTGSFTGELERAVARHRPQRVVVTEPGEWRVWEMMQDWRETLPVPLEIRSDNRFLCPREDFARWAEGRQHLRMETFYRGMRRRTGLLMDGAEPAGGRWNFDPDNRKRLPKTHRPPDRIGFQPDALTREVIALVEQEFGDHFGDLTAFSWPVTRADALAALKHFVVGCLPTFGDYQDAMKTGAPFLYHALLSPALNTGLLTAEEVCWAAERAYREGAAPLNCVEGFIRQVLGWREYVRGVYWARMPGYRETNALQARRALPWFYWSGETKLNCIAQVVSDTRAHAYAHHIQRLMVTGNFALIAGLDPVQVEAWYLIVFADAYEWVELPNVHGMVLWADGGVMGSKPYAASGAYIDRMSDYCAACAYDVKVKSGPDACPFNYLYWNFLIENEDRLAGNQRMAMPYRTLRGLGDKRRDEIRRDAAFFLEALSSEPGPLHQGDHTASAR
- a CDS encoding PilZ domain-containing protein, yielding MEQRATERKPTALLAFVQHPDGSRSPCQVKNISDDGAMLEFLGAQAVVLAPTFDLVLTGAEMRYAVALVWRKERSAGVRFSLETA
- a CDS encoding SDR family NAD(P)-dependent oxidoreductase; the protein is MSRVMIYGGTGGIGLATARALRARGYALHLAARDPARLSSAADELGETTFSAGDVADPAFFAAATEAAGASLAGLVYAVGTINLRPLGRLTREDAEHDFRINALGAFSAVQAAAAALKAGAGESGSGVVLFSTVAAAQGFAAHASVAMAKGAVEGLALSLAAELAPQIRVNVLAPSLTRTPLAAAITGNETLTQGIAAMHALQRLGRPEDVGALAAFLVSDEAGWITGQVIGVDGGRSTLRTKG